Proteins encoded together in one Streptomyces sp. NBC_01216 window:
- the dhaK gene encoding dihydroxyacetone kinase subunit DhaK — translation MLINVPETVVADALRGMAAAHPELTVDVENRVVLRRDAPMAGKVGLISGGGSGHEPLHAGFVGPGMLAAACAGEVFTSPVPDQMVRAAAAVDSGAGVLFVVKNYTGDVLNFEMAAELAEDEGVQVAQVLVDDDVAVTDSLYTAGRRGTGGTLFVEKIAGAAAEEGAPLERVEAIARRVNERSRSFGVALSACSTPAKGGPTFDLPDGELELGVGIHGEPGRERRPMMTSREIADFAVDAVLEDLRPTGPVLALVNGMGATPLLELYGFNAEVQRVLSERRVPVARTLVGNYVTSLDMAGCSVTLCAADEELLRLWDAPVRTPALRWGR, via the coding sequence ATGCTGATCAACGTTCCGGAGACCGTCGTCGCCGACGCGCTACGGGGCATGGCCGCGGCACATCCCGAGTTGACCGTCGACGTCGAGAACCGGGTCGTCCTGCGGCGGGACGCGCCCATGGCGGGGAAGGTGGGCCTGATATCCGGCGGCGGCTCGGGGCACGAGCCGCTGCACGCCGGGTTCGTCGGGCCCGGGATGCTGGCGGCGGCCTGCGCCGGCGAGGTGTTCACCTCGCCCGTTCCGGACCAGATGGTGCGGGCCGCCGCCGCGGTCGACAGCGGGGCGGGGGTGCTGTTCGTCGTCAAGAACTACACCGGGGACGTCCTCAACTTCGAGATGGCCGCCGAGCTGGCCGAGGACGAGGGCGTGCAGGTCGCCCAGGTGCTCGTCGACGACGACGTGGCGGTGACCGACAGCCTCTACACCGCCGGCCGGCGGGGAACCGGCGGCACCCTGTTCGTGGAGAAGATCGCGGGGGCCGCCGCGGAGGAGGGCGCGCCGTTGGAGCGGGTCGAGGCGATCGCCCGGCGGGTGAACGAGAGGTCGCGGTCGTTCGGGGTGGCGCTGAGCGCCTGCAGCACGCCCGCGAAGGGCGGTCCCACCTTCGACCTGCCGGACGGGGAACTGGAGTTGGGTGTCGGTATCCACGGGGAGCCGGGCCGGGAACGGCGCCCGATGATGACCTCCCGGGAGATCGCAGACTTCGCGGTGGACGCCGTCCTGGAGGATCTGAGGCCGACGGGACCGGTACTGGCCCTGGTGAACGGCATGGGCGCGACGCCGCTGCTCGAACTGTACGGGTTCAACGCCGAGGTCCAGCGGGTCCTGTCCGAGCGGCGGGTCCCGGTCGCGCGCACGCTGGTCGGGAACTACGTGACCTCGCTCGACATGGCCGGCTGTTCGGTGACCCTGTGCGCGGCCGACGAGGAGCTGCTGCGCCTGTGGGACGCACCGGTGCGGACGCCCGCCCTGCGGTGGGGCCGGTGA
- a CDS encoding isoamylase early set domain-containing protein, with translation MLERKTRKNRAEITFVLPADQPPGPVSVVGDFNDWRPGVHTLRPRKDGRRAVTVGLPLKSVQSFRYLAAGDYWFDDEAADAHDGANGRIHT, from the coding sequence ATGCTCGAACGCAAGACGCGCAAGAACCGAGCCGAGATCACCTTCGTCCTGCCGGCCGACCAGCCGCCCGGCCCCGTGAGCGTGGTCGGCGACTTCAACGACTGGCGGCCCGGTGTCCACACGCTCCGGCCGCGCAAGGACGGCCGCCGCGCCGTCACCGTGGGCCTGCCGCTCAAGAGCGTCCAGTCCTTCCGCTATCTCGCCGCCGGCGACTACTGGTTCGACGACGAGGCGGCGGACGCCCACGACGGAGCCAACGGCCGGATCCACACCTGA
- a CDS encoding PTS-dependent dihydroxyacetone kinase phosphotransferase subunit DhaM — protein MSGRVGIVLVSHSASVAGAVAELARGLSGGGPSAPILPAGGTPDGGLGTSAELIAKAADAADEGAGVALLVDLGSAVLTVKALLAEGDELPEGARLIDAPFVEGAVAALVTASAGGDLDAVEAAAAEAYAYRKA, from the coding sequence ATGAGCGGGCGGGTCGGCATCGTGCTGGTGTCGCACAGCGCTTCCGTGGCCGGAGCCGTGGCGGAGCTCGCCCGGGGTCTCTCGGGGGGCGGCCCCTCCGCCCCGATCCTCCCTGCGGGCGGAACCCCCGACGGGGGGCTGGGTACCAGCGCCGAGCTGATCGCGAAGGCCGCCGACGCGGCCGACGAGGGAGCCGGGGTGGCCCTGCTCGTCGATCTGGGCAGTGCCGTGCTGACCGTCAAGGCCCTGCTCGCCGAGGGGGACGAGCTGCCCGAGGGGGCGCGGCTGATCGACGCGCCGTTCGTCGAGGGAGCGGTCGCCGCTCTCGTGACGGCGAGTGCCGGTGGGGACCTGGACGCCGTGGAAGCGGCGGCCGCCGAGGCGTACGCCTACCGGAAGGCGTGA
- the dhaL gene encoding dihydroxyacetone kinase subunit DhaL, with protein sequence MTEPTTPGTPEGPPAPGPVPGALDTAFFVRWLSAAAAAVDREADRLTELDSAIGDADHGANMRRGFAAVTAVLEKEPPPTPGAVLRAAGRQLISTVGGASGPLYGTLLRRTGKALGDEAAVSRERLAEALAAGVAAVSGLGGARPGDKTMLDALVPAAEALGESFDAAREAAERGALATVPLRARKGRASYLGERSVGHQDPGATSSALLVAALAEVSR encoded by the coding sequence GTGACCGAGCCGACCACCCCCGGCACGCCCGAGGGGCCCCCCGCGCCGGGGCCGGTTCCCGGCGCGCTCGACACGGCGTTCTTCGTCCGCTGGCTCAGCGCCGCCGCCGCGGCCGTCGACCGCGAGGCGGACCGCCTCACGGAGCTGGACTCCGCGATCGGGGACGCCGATCACGGCGCCAACATGCGACGGGGTTTCGCCGCCGTCACGGCCGTACTGGAGAAGGAGCCGCCGCCGACACCGGGGGCCGTGCTCCGCGCGGCCGGGCGGCAGCTGATCTCCACGGTCGGAGGTGCCTCCGGGCCGCTGTACGGAACGCTGCTGCGGCGCACCGGCAAGGCTCTGGGCGACGAAGCGGCCGTGAGCCGCGAGCGGCTCGCCGAGGCGCTGGCCGCCGGGGTCGCGGCCGTCTCCGGGCTCGGCGGGGCGCGGCCGGGCGACAAGACCATGCTGGACGCGCTGGTACCGGCGGCCGAGGCGCTGGGCGAGTCCTTCGACGCGGCCCGGGAGGCGGCCGAGCGGGGCGCGCTGGCGACCGTACCCCTGCGGGCGCGCAAGGGGCGGGCCAGCTACCTGGGAGAGCGTTCCGTCGGGCACCAGGATCCGGGCGCCACCTCGTCGGCGCTGCTGGTCGCCGCGCTGGCGGAGGTGTCCCGATGA
- a CDS encoding SsgA family sporulation/cell division regulator has protein sequence MSGTEGRENPHERTSPRVRPWRTTARQVQEGGDLTLEATFGYDPDDPWAIRAHFRDARGGSVVWELSRELLRSGTHMPSGRGDVRLWPLYQGRRGGRVRMLLGPPGARALVDVDRAALRRWLGETYAAVPDGGEAGRIDWKAETTLLLGQGG, from the coding sequence ATGTCCGGCACAGAGGGACGGGAGAACCCGCACGAGAGGACCAGCCCCCGGGTCAGGCCGTGGCGGACCACGGCCCGCCAGGTCCAGGAGGGAGGCGACCTCACCCTGGAGGCGACCTTCGGGTACGACCCCGACGACCCCTGGGCGATCCGGGCGCACTTCAGGGACGCACGGGGCGGGTCGGTCGTGTGGGAGCTCTCCCGTGAGCTGCTGCGCTCCGGCACCCACATGCCGAGCGGCCGGGGGGACGTCCGGCTGTGGCCGCTGTACCAGGGTCGGCGCGGAGGGCGGGTACGGATGCTGCTCGGCCCGCCCGGTGCCCGTGCCCTGGTCGACGTCGACCGGGCCGCGCTGCGGAGGTGGCTGGGCGAGACCTACGCCGCCGTCCCGGACGGCGGCGAGGCGGGCCGGATCGACTGGAAGGCGGAGACGACACTGCTCCTCGGCCAGGGAGGCTGA